In Nomia melanderi isolate GNS246 chromosome 4, iyNomMela1, whole genome shotgun sequence, the following are encoded in one genomic region:
- the LOC116425219 gene encoding uncharacterized protein LOC116425219: MAGDDGAPPNNEILGTVGEEGQGASARGEPHSRVGGILECDPPGNRNLPSERACNEHDDGSGETVIADDDCNNTTEAVGTAVIADDNGGLCRYAIGTANTAMSFIEVCQIRLQHLFPQLVSSSQRYSLCEDSIELTAECLANDVIRYLLKEDIYLISRDPVSRSMRHNVYQMLNKHSILFASMVNRLNVMPDTAYEAFMGVADELFLHGGVTWPRIVCLYAFMGRLALWARDRRMHSLKKKLPLYVSRFIGEKVAHFIKGYGGWDQLCIEYPVAEEISGAIWRSLLMTGATLGLVATILTVTS, from the exons ATGGCCGGCGACGACGGTGCACCACCAAACAATGAGATTCTCGGTACGGTCGGAGAGGAGGGGCAGGGTGCGTCAGCGCGGGGGGAACCGCATTCCAGAGTGGGCGGCATCCTGGAATGCGATCCCCCCGGTAACAGGAATttgccgagcgagcgagcctgCAACGAGCACGACGACGGAAGCGGTGAAACCGTGATTGCCGACGACGATTGTAACAACACCACCGAAGCTGTTGGAACCGCTGTGATTGCCGACGATAACGGCGGCCTGTGCCGATATGCTATCGGCACCGCCAATACCGCTATGTCTTTCATCGAAGTTTGTCAG ATCCGACTGCAGCATCTTTTCCCGCAATTAGTTTCGTCCTCTCAGCGGTATAGCCTATGCGAGGACTCCATAGAGTTGACAGCGGAATGTTTGGCCAACGACGTGATACGATATCTGCTGAAAGAAGATATTTATCTTATATCACGAGATCCGGTCTCCCGTAGCATGAGACATAATGTGTATCAGATGCTTAACAAGCACAGTATTTTATTTGCAAGCATGGTAAACCGTTTGAATGTTATGCCGGACACAGCATATGAAGCGTTCATGGGTGTCGCGGATGAGCTGTTTTTGCACGGTGGCGTTACATGGCCGAGAATCGTCTGTTTGTATGCGTTCATGGGAAGACTTGCACTCTGGGCACGTGACAGGCGAATGCACAGCCTGAAGAAAAAATTACCGTTGTATGTCTCCAGATTTATTGGCGAAAAAGTGGCACATTTTATTAAAGGATACGGAGGATGG GATCAACTATGTATAGAATATCCGGTGGCAGAAGAGATTAGTGGAGCTATCTGGAGGAGCCTTCTCATGACTGGTGCAACCCTTGGTTTAGTTGCGACTATTTTAACTGTAACTTCCTGA
- the ari-1 gene encoding E3 ubiquitin-protein ligase ariadne-1 yields MDSEEETYDDVDSGNESSGDDVDFAMEIEAENPRERTTDVDDYPFEVLSTEEIVQHMIDSIKEVNTVVEIPATTTRILLNHFKWDKEKLMERFYDGDQEKLFAEARVINPFRKGPLINRNPSSQSALSRKMSTNGTEECGICYMVQPSAMMTGLECGHRFCTGCWGEYLTTKIMEEGVGQTIACAAHACDILVDDASVMRLVKDSKVKLKYQHLITNSFVECNRLLRWCPSPDCNNAIKVQYIEARPVTCKCGHTFCFHCGENWHDPVKCHLLRKWIKKCDDDSETSNWIAANTKECPKCNVTIEKDGGCNHMVCKNQNCKTDFCWVCLGPWEPHGSSWYSCNRYDEEEARAARDAQEKKRSALQRYLFYCNRYMNHMQSLKFESKLYASVKEKMEEMQQHNMSWIEVQFLKKAVDILCSCRQTLMYTYVFAYYLRKNNQSVIFEDNQKDLEGTTERLSEYLERDITSENLADIKQKVQDKYRYCDSRRKVLLEHVHEGYEKDWWDYVE; encoded by the exons ATGGATTCAGAAGAAGAGACATACGACGATGTTGATTCTGGTAATGAATCCAGTGGTGATGATGTGGATTTTGCTATGGAAATTGAAGCTGAGAATCCAAGGGAACGAACAACAGATGTTGACGATTATCCCTTTGAAGTTTTATCTACAGAAGAGATAGTACAACATATGATCGATTCTATAAAAGAAGTCAACACAGTTGTAGaa ATACCAGCAACAACAACacgtattttattaaatcatttcaaatgggataaagaaaaattaatggaGCGTTTTTATGATGGTGACCAAGAGAAATTATTTGCTGAAGCGCGTGTTATTAATCCATTTAGGAAGGGTccattaataaatagaaatccATCTTCTCAGAGTGCTCTA tCAAGGAAGATGTCAACAAATGGTACTGAGGAATGTGGAATCTGCTATATGGTTCAACCATCTGca aTGATGACTGGACTTGAGTGTGGACATCGCTTTTGTACTGGCTGCTGGGGTGAATATCTCACAACTAAGATCATGGAAGAAGGAGTTGGTCAAACAATTGCATGCGCAGCACATGCTTGCGACATATTAGTTGATGATGCCAGTGTTATGCGTCTTGTAAAAGACTCTAAAGTCAAGCTAAAATATCAACATTTAATAACTAATAGTTTTGTTGaa TGTAATAGGTTACTAAGGTGGTGTCCATCTCCAGATTGTAATAATGCTATAAAAGTACAGTATATTGAAGCCAGACCAGTAACTTGTAAATGCGGGCATACATTCTGTTTCCATTGCGGTGAAAATTGGCACGATCCGGTGAAATGTCATTTATTACGTAAATGGATAAAAAAATGCGACGATGACTCGGAAACATCAAATTGGATCGCTGCAAATACGAAGGAATGTCCCAAATGCAACGTCACTATTGAAAAGGATGGTGGATGTAATCATATGGTGTGCAAAAATCAAAATTGCAAAACTGACTTTTGTTGGGTGTGTCTTGGACCTTGGGAACCACATGGTTCTAGTTGGTATAGTTGTAATCGTTATGATGAAGAAGAAGCTAGAGCTGCCAGAGATGCTCAAGAGAAAAAAAGATCTGCGCTGCAAAGATACTTATTTTACTGTAATAGATACATGAATCATATGCAGTCATTAAAATTCGAAAGTAAACTTTATGCGagtgtaaaagaaaaaatggaagaaatgcAGCAACATAATATGTCCTGGATTGag gtacaatttttaaaaaaagcaGTAGATATTTTATGTTCCTGTAGACAGACTCTTATGTATACTTACGTTTTTGCTTACTATTTGAGAAAAAACAACCAATCTGTGATTTTTGAAGACAACCAAAAAGATCTAGAGGGAACAACAGAACGTCTCTCAGAATATCTTGAAAGAGATATTACAAGTGAAAACCTTGCtgatattaaacaaaaagttCAAGATAAATATAG aTACTGCGATAGCCGGAGGAAAGTACTTTTAGAACATGTACATGAAGGGTATGAAAAGGATTGGTGGGACTACGTGGAATAG